A stretch of DNA from Candidatus Nanopelagicales bacterium:
CGGCTTCACTCGACCCGCCGTATCTCATCCACGCGTGACCGCAACAGGACCAGGCCGAATACGAACAAGGCCAGAGTGACGCCGAAACTAGTCGCGTAACCCGTCCAAGACACGAGTACCTCATCGGGCCACAGAGAGGCCCGGTAGAAACCCAGGATGCCGTAGAAAGGATTCACATACAGCAATGATCCGAACCATGATGGGAAGTCTCTGGTCGCCCAAAAGATCGGGCTGAGCCAGAAGAACATGCGCAGGACGACCCCCGAAATCATGGCGACGTCCGGCAGATTCACGGCCAGGGCGGCTCCGATCATCGCGAACGCCATGCAGAGAATGAACTGCAGCGCCATCGCGACCGGGAACAAGATCAGTCCCCAAGTGGGTGGCTTACCTCCCAAGATCACGAACGCGGCGATCACTGGGAACGACAAGAGGAACTCGCTCAAACCCAGTAGAACCCAGCGCATCGGCCAAAACATGAC
This window harbors:
- a CDS encoding ABC transporter permease; this encodes MTHRRTLALLTRQDIKSSYDRFRLGILWTLAEPFLFAVMMWFVFTYIFGGVRVGLAPMVVYLVTGLYPFTWLGTAIRKGPKTFTKFDDLLLFSPLPVMFWPMRWVLLGLSEFLLSFPVIAAFVILGGKPPTWGLILFPVAMALQFILCMAFAMIGAALAVNLPDVAMISGVVLRMFFWLSPIFWATRDFPSWFGSLLYVNPFYGILGFYRASLWPDEVLVSWTGYATSFGVTLALFVFGLVLLRSRVDEIRRVE